The Rhododendron vialii isolate Sample 1 chromosome 6a, ASM3025357v1 genome includes a window with the following:
- the LOC131328322 gene encoding putative receptor protein kinase ZmPK1 — MFGLLHVWWWLYKTQQSSNENAQGCLQVVSRYRKFTHDELKKATRKFKEEIGRGGGGVVYKGILPDRSVAAIKRLNEATQGEAELLAEVSTIGRVNHMNLIEIWGYCVEGNHRLLVYEYMERGSFAKNFISSIRDWERRYDIAVGSAKGLAYLHEECLEWVLHCDVKPQNILLDSNFQPKVADFGLSKLVNRRGGGKSLSFSRVRGTRGFMAPEWNSNLPITSKVDVYSYGVVVLEMVTGKSPMTTGGQGSENTGEMEQRGLVKWTREKMNRNGENELWLEEIIDPLMKGKCDLRKMGILVLVALECVEEDKNARPTMSQVIERFLPHEKG; from the coding sequence atgttcggcctgctacacgTATGGTGGTGGTTGTACAAAACTCAACAAAGTTCAAATGAAAATGCACAAGGTTGCCTTCAAGTTGTGAGCAGGTATAGGAAATTCACCCATGACGAGTTGAAGAAAGCAACTAGAAAATTTAAGGAAGAAATCGGAAGAGGAGGTGGTGGGGTTGTGTACAAAGGCATATTACCCGATCGTAGTGTTGCAGCAATCAAGAGACTCAACGAGGCTACGCAAGGGGAAGCAGAACTCTTAGCAGAGGTGAGCACCATTGGAAGGGTTAACCACATGAACTTGATAGAGATTTGGGGATACTGCGTTGAAGGAAACCATAGGCTATTGGTTTACGAGTATATGGAGCGTGGATCGTTCGCAAAGAATTTTATTTCTAGCATCCGTGATTGGGAGAGGAGGTATGATATCGCGGTTGGTTCTGCGAAAGGCCTAGCTTACCTACACGAAGAGTGTTTGGAGTGGGTTCTCCATTGCGATGTCAAACCTCAAAACATTCTCTTGGACTCTAATTTCCAACCCAAGGTTGCGGATTTCGGCCTCTCCAAGCTAGTAAACAGAAGAGGTGGTGGAAAGAGTTTGAGCTTTTCCAGAGTGAGGGGGACGAGAGGCTTCATGGCGCCAGAGTGGAATTCCAATCTCCCGATCACATCCAAAGTCGATGTTTATAGCTACGGAGTGGTGGTGCTGGAAATGGTCACGGGAAAGAGCCCGATGACAACAGGTGGTCAGGGGTCTGAAAATACAGGGGAGATGGAACAGAGAGGGCTAGTGAAATGGACGAGGGAGAAGATGAATAGAAATGGAGAGAATGAACTGTGGCTTGAAGAGATCATTGATCCACTAATGAAGGGGAAATGTGATTTAAGGAAGATGGGAATACTGGTTCTAGTGGCATTGGAATGTGTAGAGGAAGATAAAAATGCAAGACCCACCATGAGTCAGGTTATAGAGAGGTTTCTACCCCATGAAAAAGGATGA